Proteins co-encoded in one Neisseria subflava genomic window:
- the pepN gene encoding aminopeptidase N: MSKTIHYLKDYSAPAYRILKTDLHFDILEPQTIVKSSLTVQPERTGEPLVLDGSAKLLSVKVNGQAVDYVLEDEKLTITGVPSENFTLEVETEILPAENKSLMGLYASGGNLFTQCEPEGFRKITFYIDRPDVMSKFTTTIVADKKRYPVLLSNGNKIDGGEFSDGHHWVKWEDPFAKPSYLFALVAGDLAVTEDYFTTMSGRKVKIEFYTTETDKPKVGFAVESLKNAMKWDETRFGLEYDLDIFMVVAVGDFNMGAMENKGLNIFNTKFVLANSRTATDTDFEGIESVVGHEYFHNWTGNRVTCRDWFQLSLKEGLTVFRDQEFSGDRASRVVRRIDNVRMLRLFQFPEDAGPTAHPVRPASYEEMNNFYTMTVYEKGAEVVRMYHTLLGEEGFQKGMKLYFQRHDGQAVTCDDFRAAMADANGINLDQFALWYSQAGTPVLDAQGRLKDGAFELTIKQTIPATPDMADKQPMMIPVKTGLLNEKGEAVEFEYQGKRVKEAVLVLTEAEQTFVLGGVNEPVIPSLLRDFSAPVTLNYPYSEQELATLLAADENEFARWEAAQTLYHRAINANRQALAEGRPLPEHKALMDALALVVSGDFDPAFRAILLQMPSETDVWAEEENIDPIQVHQAREALLNAVAVKFLSQWRELNRQATEQENQADATVRYEYSPELAGWRTLRNACRAFVLRADSAHIEHVAENYEAMAQNMTHEWGILSAINSNESEIRDRLLTQFADKFADDALVMDKYFALIASSRRKDTLPQVQTALSHPKFSIENPNKARSLLISFSRNIPHFHAEDGSGYRFIADKVMEIDRFNPQVAARLVQAFNICNKLEANRKAVMTKELQRINAQEGLSKDVGEIVGKILNEK; this comes from the coding sequence ATGAGCAAAACCATCCATTATTTGAAAGACTACTCCGCGCCAGCGTACCGTATTCTGAAAACCGACCTGCACTTCGATATTTTAGAACCGCAAACCATCGTCAAATCCAGTCTGACCGTTCAACCTGAAAGAACAGGAGAGCCATTGGTATTGGATGGTTCGGCAAAACTGCTGTCTGTGAAAGTAAACGGTCAGGCCGTAGATTATGTGTTGGAAGACGAAAAATTGACGATTACAGGCGTGCCGTCTGAAAACTTCACGCTGGAAGTAGAAACCGAAATTTTGCCGGCTGAGAACAAATCTCTGATGGGTCTGTATGCTTCCGGCGGCAACCTGTTCACTCAATGCGAACCGGAAGGTTTCCGCAAAATTACGTTCTACATCGACCGTCCGGATGTCATGTCTAAATTTACCACCACTATCGTTGCAGACAAAAAACGCTATCCGGTGTTGCTGTCTAACGGCAATAAAATCGATGGCGGCGAGTTTTCAGACGGCCATCATTGGGTGAAATGGGAAGACCCGTTTGCCAAACCGAGCTATCTCTTTGCTCTGGTGGCAGGTGATTTGGCGGTAACGGAAGATTATTTTACGACCATGAGCGGCCGTAAGGTCAAAATCGAGTTCTACACTACTGAGACAGACAAACCTAAAGTCGGTTTTGCAGTTGAATCGTTGAAAAATGCGATGAAATGGGACGAAACACGCTTTGGCTTGGAATACGACTTGGATATTTTCATGGTCGTTGCCGTAGGTGATTTCAATATGGGCGCGATGGAAAACAAAGGTTTGAATATTTTCAACACCAAGTTTGTGCTGGCTAATAGCCGTACCGCGACCGATACCGACTTTGAAGGCATCGAATCTGTTGTCGGACACGAATATTTCCACAACTGGACAGGCAACCGCGTGACCTGCCGCGATTGGTTCCAATTGTCGCTGAAAGAAGGTTTGACTGTATTCCGCGATCAAGAGTTTTCCGGCGACCGGGCCAGCCGCGTGGTGCGCCGTATCGACAATGTCCGTATGCTGCGCTTGTTCCAATTCCCTGAAGATGCGGGCCCGACTGCGCATCCTGTCCGCCCGGCCAGCTATGAAGAGATGAACAACTTCTACACCATGACCGTCTATGAAAAAGGTGCGGAAGTAGTGCGCATGTATCACACCTTGCTCGGAGAAGAAGGCTTCCAAAAAGGCATGAAGTTGTATTTCCAACGCCACGACGGTCAGGCAGTAACCTGCGATGATTTCCGTGCCGCAATGGCAGACGCAAACGGCATCAATCTTGATCAGTTCGCTTTGTGGTATAGCCAAGCCGGTACGCCGGTTTTAGATGCTCAAGGCCGTCTGAAAGATGGAGCGTTTGAATTGACCATCAAACAAACCATTCCGGCAACGCCCGATATGGCGGACAAGCAGCCGATGATGATTCCGGTCAAAACCGGTTTGCTGAACGAAAAAGGCGAAGCGGTTGAGTTTGAATATCAAGGCAAACGTGTGAAAGAGGCGGTTTTGGTATTGACCGAAGCCGAGCAGACTTTTGTGTTGGGCGGCGTCAATGAGCCGGTTATCCCGTCTCTGCTACGAGATTTCTCTGCACCTGTTACCCTGAACTATCCGTACAGCGAGCAAGAATTGGCTACTTTGCTGGCGGCAGATGAAAATGAGTTTGCCCGTTGGGAGGCTGCTCAAACCTTATATCATCGCGCCATTAACGCCAACCGTCAGGCATTGGCGGAAGGCCGTCCTTTGCCTGAACACAAAGCATTGATGGATGCTTTGGCTTTGGTGGTTTCTGGTGACTTTGATCCGGCATTCCGCGCTATTTTGCTGCAAATGCCGTCTGAAACCGATGTATGGGCGGAAGAAGAAAATATTGATCCGATTCAGGTTCATCAGGCACGTGAAGCCTTACTCAATGCCGTTGCCGTCAAGTTCCTGTCTCAATGGCGCGAGCTGAACCGTCAAGCTACCGAGCAAGAAAACCAAGCCGATGCCACTGTTCGTTATGAATACAGCCCGGAATTGGCCGGCTGGCGTACCTTGCGCAATGCTTGCAGGGCATTTGTCCTACGTGCTGACTCAGCGCATATCGAACACGTTGCGGAGAATTACGAAGCAATGGCGCAAAACATGACCCACGAATGGGGCATCTTATCCGCAATCAACAGCAATGAAAGCGAAATCCGCGATCGCTTGTTGACGCAATTTGCCGATAAATTCGCCGATGATGCTTTGGTAATGGACAAATACTTTGCCCTGATTGCTTCAAGTCGACGTAAAGATACTTTACCGCAAGTTCAGACGGCCTTGAGTCATCCTAAGTTCAGTATTGAAAACCCGAATAAAGCCCGTTCTTTGTTGATCAGTTTCAGCCGCAATATTCCGCATTTCCATGCAGAAGATGGTAGCGGCTACCGCTTTATAGCCGATAAAGTGATGGAAATCGACCGCTTTAACCCGCAAGTTGCCGCCCGACTGGTGCAGGCTTTCAACATCTGCAACAAATTGGAAGCCAACCGCAAAGCCGTCATGACCAAAGAATTGCAACGCATCAATGCACAAGAAGGTTTGTCCAAAGATGTGGGCGAGATTGTCGGTAAGATTTTGAATGAAAAATAA